The Ziziphus jujuba cultivar Dongzao chromosome 3, ASM3175591v1 region TCCCTTACACTTGGCTAGTGAAAAGGGGCATCCGGAAGTTGTGAGCGATTTGATATGGGATTCAAGAGTTAACTTACAAGTTTTGAATATAAAAGGAAGTACAGCTCTAGATGTTGTTAACAATTCGGTTTATCCCTCATATCGGAAGGTATGTATGTTACATTTATGGATTTTCATGTGATCGTTTTTCTATAAATGATAAGCTGGCTGATTTCCATATTTGTTCCtttttcagggaaaaaaaaaaaaaaaaagttatcatgTGGATAATacatctaaattttaattattacgatatatatatatatattagtcatttttgctaaaaaaacaaaacattctacaaattaaattgtaaaattagcTATTAGATCCACTCGTATTGTTTATAacaatttctttccttttgtttagTTGTTGTTTTTTATACTCGTAGTTCACTTACATAATCTTGATGATGAAAATatgtggttttgcagcgacTGACATGGCTAATCTTGAGGTATGCTGGTGCACCACAAGGCAAGAATGCAAGTATAATGAAAAGACACTCCCGAAACTATCCAGACCTTGGACCTTATGACAACAGAATCAATACTTTCATATTGGTAGCCATATTAGTTGCAACAGTAGCCTTTGCTGCTGGTGTCACAGCGCCAAACAACATGACGTCTTCTCTAGTTCACAACGCCATGTTCCATGTATTCGTTATTACTAACACCATAGCTATGTACTCCTCCATTATTGTTGTGGTTGCTCTCATTTGGTCGCAGTTGAGTGATTTTCACCTACTCCGTGCTTCCCTTCAATTTGCAGTGCCAGTATTGGGATTAGCTCTTGCCATGATGTCGATAGCTTTCACGGCAGGTGTTTTTCTGATAGTGAGAGAAAATGCTATGCTTTCCATTTTTGTATTGGTGTTTGCATCAATTGGAATCCTCACTATGTTGGTGCTGTTTACTCCACTTTTTCTCCCAAGCTCTTTGCCCCATCGGATCCTACGTTATGTATTTTATTACCCGGTTCTTTTGTTGATAAAAGTTACCAGATAGAAGATGGTGAAGAGTAGTTCATTTAGGATTTCTGTTACTTATTGTCAAGTCCTCAGTTttcaaacactttttttttttcgttttttctttgtttttgtttttgtttttgtttttgtttttgctttttgtttttgttttttttttggttggttgtgTGCGTGTGCTTATGTTGTTCGAAGATACTAGAGTACTTTGATTAATGCTATGTTTTtcctattttaattatatagagAAACATTGCTTTCTATATGTGAATTGACTATATATCTTCTTTTACTGACAAGCTCCTCTGCTTCAATTTCCCAATTTTCTCACCCAAAAATTTAGACACCCACGAAACCTCTTCTCATGTATGAGTACAACTTACATTTCATACTCAATTTCTTAAAACactgacctttttttttttttttttttttaaagttatgaAATTTGGTTATGATTTGCAGTTCCTAGAGCAGttcctttttataaaaaataaataaataaataaataaaaccttgtTCCTAGACCAGTTTCCCAAAACACTgaccctttttttaaaaaaaaaaactaatggcATGACTTAGTTGTATTTGGACGAGACCAGTTTCAAATTTTAGTAATTTTCCGATCATTTTTAAGTTTAGTCTAATCAACAAATCCTCAAGTCTGCTAGACTACATGCATCCTAGAAAAACAGAGTCGGTCATCAAGTCAAAAACTTCCTTAGAAATGGACTGACTAATGTCCTATTGTTCGAGGAAGATAAGGAATAAAAGAttaaacacaaacacaaaaaaaaaaaaaaaaaaaaaaaaaaaaacgtaaaaatttttaatctaaACAACTAGAAAAATGCTCATCAATATTTATAAGAAAGATTATatagagaaaatgaaaaaggaaatgcTCTTGTGAAAACATAAAAGTTAAAACAATCCAATTTTTTGAAACATGTAAGCCCACCAGTGGCTTGAGGAATATAAAAATAAGCATATAAGGATGAAGATTTTAGGAATATAAATCCAAAGATGGAGTAAATGTAAAACATTGCTAGAGTTTGACACCGCTTGGACAGTGTCCTTCTTAAATCACTtcacattgatggatttgatatGCTAGAGAGAAttgttgatggattttatatcaGTACTGGGTCGTCTACGGTGACTAAAAACCAGTCCAGTCTTTaaaaaaactgatttttaaGTCTAAGTCTCGATGGAAGGAGTGGTCATTGGTTGAAGGTGAAGTTTTCTCAGCTCAAGGAACTTCATTTAATGGAATTAATGTCCATCATTGGCGTTAAACAGGGCTTGCTTCCATGATTCTCTTCCAGCCTAGGCACTTCGTTAGACTTGAAATGCCAACAACAGGTGGTGGCTTCACTCCTAAGTGGCATATATGTTACATACAGTTGAAATCTTTGAATGCAAAAAcctcaagtgattttcagaggAGGGATGGCTTTCAAATTTGAAAGCACTTTCAATTAGCGGCTGTGAGAAGTTGTTTGTACACCCAATGCACAGGACTGTACTTGCAGCcccgtttatatatatacatatttaaaattatatatacatatacatatacatatttatttaagtatataatttttttcgtatattcaaatatatatatgtttatacattttttatgatattaatcatATATGGTTTAgaaacattatatttatataatatatttgtataaatatatttttatgtgaaacaaataaaacatgtaTAAATTTTGATCATAAAATTCCTTGTGATCTTTGAGGCATAACATCCATTTGGGGAAAAACAATAAGTTAAGGTTTTATCATGTACTCAAGTATATTActgttagtttatttatttttgcctcattctatttttttaataatatcaactattaattattcattttattcgCACTTTGCAGATTTACAAAGTTCTGACATTGCATTAGACTTTGCTGATTCACGTATGTAGTTTTATTGTATACCATGCTTTCAATTGAttcaagttttatattttttaaaaactggTTTGCATATCATCAGTATTAATATTATCTGGAAACAAAAAAGATCATAGATCTATCAAATCAACATTTTACGAGTtaaatttatccatttaaaatcaaagaaatgttgaatatttatattttataattaaataatattgtaaaaatacaattatggaatttaaatgttaaaaattaactaataacaAACTAAACATGAGGTCTAAATGTAATTaggataaatgaaattttctcttaatgatatttattgaaaaaataagtaaatttaattaccgatcatatattatatcccacaagtaaaaaaaaaaaaaaaaacaaatgaaaaaaaaaaaaggaaataaaattgcATTCTCTTCCTTTCCCTTTATTTATTAGATTGGAGGTTAACGGTTGAGAATTAAAAAACAATCACAatcaaagatgaaaaaaaataaggaGAGCATCCTAATTGCCTTgcgaaaaagaaaggaagaaatgcAATTTATAACTCAACCCCTGTATTATTACCGCACATTATATCTCAAAAaagggatttaaaaaaaaaaaaaaaaaaaacaccctaAGAAGGCCGACATTTCTCAACCCTAAAGAGTACCAACATTTCTGTAAAACCAAAATGAACGAACTCCTGCAATCAATCCTTGAAAAGATTCGTGATGATGTGGCAATCCTCCTGTTCAAAGCAGTTTGTTCTTCATGGCATGTTGCTTTAAAATCCTTTGTAACTTCTACTTTCTACTCTCCCTTTTCTCAAACTCCATGGATTGTGTATCCCGGCGAGAGCGACAATGACAAAACTGCTTTATGTTGGCGCTTCGTCAATCTCGCAGAGAAAAAGACGGTTAGCAGCGTCTGCAATCTCACAGAGAAAAAGGCATACAATATCAAGAACGTGTTGTCAAACAAAACCGACTATGTGCTAGGAACATCATACGGGTTGTTTGTAATTTCCAATCATAGTGGTAAGAAACTAACACTCTTCAATCCTTTTTCAGGACctcataaaaaaattgaactcCATGCATGAAACATTCCTAGTGCTATTCCTGGCTATGGGAGTAATACATTTACTATTTCTAAAGCCATCCTCGTGTCCGAGCCGTCTCTTACAAAAAGCTTTAGAATCGTAGTTTCAACCTTTCTTTCATTAAGATGGCTTGCAACGTACACGGCAATAGTAGTAAATGGACGGAATTTGGCGACGACAAATTACCATCGTACAGGATATAATATGCCACAATAATATGCTTTATGCATTGTATTTCAAAGGGTTTGTTGAAGTTTGGGACTTTCCAAATTATACTAGTTCTCCAGAGAAAGTTATGACGATCCATTGTCCTCGTAACAAAAGTGAATATATTGGAAACATTTGATATGCTTTTTATCCTTGTGGCTTGGTGGAATCATTGGGTGAGGTTTTGTTAATTGTGACTAGGATGATTTATAATGCACCATTCAAAGTCGAAAACTTGCACTTCAAACAATATGGGAAAACAATATGGGACAATCTATAAGCTTGACTCCGGGCAAAATATGGGAAAAGGTTGAAAATTTGAAGTTTTGTTCTTTTAAGTgtaaatttggaaacaaaaattgGCATGTGCTAAAAGTTCTTcagaatataaagaaaattctaGATATTTCTTGTGTGACTCTGGGTTTTCCAGCATTGGGAGGagtaaaaatatagtaaaaaaaaatgtgatgcCCTTGTAATAATTTAAAGGCTAATTTTACACTTTGTGGATTGTTCCTAAGCTTTGGTGAtagcatatatataaacaacttttttttttaattgtctaattatatatctatatatatatatataattatgacatgtttttagtttttttttttttataatgtttctAAACCTTGATTAATAGCTGTctccttttaaatttaaaaaaaaaaaaaaaaaaaaaaaaaaaaaaaaacctgaagATTAAGAACTTCCATATAGGAAGGTTGATACTCTATATACGAAAGACAACCGAAACTTATATAAAAGCAAGGTTTAAGTTTTCAATTTGTCACTCacgtttaaatatttttcaatttgaaaatggaaaagaagaaaGCATAATATCCATGTAACggttaagaaaaacaaattttctttaCATTTTTTGAATTAACTTATAGATAATTCAGTAAGCAAACTTCaatctttttgttatttgtatatatatatgttttatttttataaattaatgagTAATTTATATGTGTTAAAAAATACAAAGGTCTTCCTTTAGCAATAACATCACTTGCTGGTTTTTTGCTACGGAACTAAATTCCAAAAAATGGGGCAATGTACTATAGGATGAGATATGGAATTCACCTCCAGAAAAGTGTATAATTCCTCGTGGTTAAGCTATTATTATTTGCCTTCGCATCTAAAACGATACTTTGTTTACTATTTAATTTTCCAAAGGATCATGAATTTGagaaagtaaaattaattttgttatggaTAGCAGAAATATGACCTTGTGAATGATTTGGCTAAATTTGTAGCAGGAGAATTTTATTTGCGGTTGGATGCTAATTTTTCGAAtgtcttttcatgaatattTATCATCTGTGATAGACTATACATAAAACCCTTGATAACAATAAATTAACGGatttatctacaaataaaatattgcaCATTTTGCTGCCACTTGATAAATGGGATGAAGTAAAGAAAAAATTCTTGATACATCCTTAAAAACTGCAAAATTTTCAATGCTTAAGAGTGCTTTCTTTGTATCGAGCTGATGTTGTGATGACGTTGCTTGATTCAATTGGCAAATTGAAGCTTCTAAGATATTAGGATTTATCTTTAACTGAAACTAATGAAGTACTTgataaaatttgtagcatgtaCAAATTGCAGATGTTATTATTACATCATtgtgtaaattttaaattgttgccTGATTCAATTAGCAATTTGAAGCAACTAAGGTACTTGTATTTATGAAGTTGAAGAGCTTTGAGAGATACTGTGTAATTTGCTTGATTTGCATACCTTATTATTCAAATCTTGTAGAAAGTCTTACCAAGCTTACCCGTTTACCAACCAGCATGCAAAAACTAACTAAGTTGCAGCACTTGAATATTAGTGACATGATGTGCGAATAAATATTGTCTATTGGATTAAATAAGTTAAGAAGTAaatgattaagaaaataaaacaaagaatcCATATCCATATAAGATATAGGGGCTTTTATTGAGAATCCATAAAATTAATAACCTGTGGAAATATATCTATCACATAGGTGTGATGGTGATGTGATGGACATAATCTAGTAAATTATTAGTTTTCAAATATTCTCAAATGaggtaaataaaaagaatatgcCAACTGAAAATGAGTACTATATATCTAAAGATGAATAACTTTAATTTGATTGTGCTACTAATGAGGTTTTCAAATGGGGCAATGGTGACTTGAGTAGAAGAAATTACGCCCCAAAAAAACCATCATTCTTATTgaatacatttttaataaacatttattaattaaatctaaacatgattaaatttatatctaaaaatttaacaaatatttaatgaccgtttaataaatatttattaatcaatctAAACATGAATTAGAAAGAGAGAAGGAGATATAACCAAAAACTAATCCAatggtttaattatatataaaggctattttttaaaaacagtgTATGCTTTGCATATAATACTCCTATTAcacgtttatatatatatatatatatatatatatatatattttaaaaaaagttcatataatttttaattgtacacaatatataattttttaaaaatattgaatattttgtttaagaaaatttatatatgcatataacatCGATGTTATGGATGTCATAATCATGTTTTATAGCACCAACCATTGCAGACAATAATAGTgaagaaacagaaaaagaaaattacttttaaatatttataaaaacaatCAAATTTGTAactcatttttaaatatttttcaagttaaaaaaagaaaaataaaaagcataataTGTTtgtaatggtaaaaaaaaatatattttaaaatatttataaagacAATCAAATTgaattacttttaaattttttgaagttgaaaaagaaaaagctgtaagggtgaaagaaaaacaaattttctctaatatatatatatatataatagataaattttcaatgtaaaaCTTCAATCATTTTGGcatttctctctctatatatacatatatatgttttatttttataaattaaagagTACTCTATATAAAGTTAAAAACTTGGTAATTTGATACAAATTACCCACATAATCACCATTGTATTCTACTCACCATTTTACTctagtaacatttttttttttgaaaggctACTCTAGtaacatttaaaatagtttttaattttagatataTGGTATAAATTTATCCTTTATCCTTGtaatagataataaatattaataatacgtaattaaataaataaataaatacaaaaaaattaaaaacaaaaataaataaacaatgctATAGtcttttaatcaaataattttacactataaaaaatgtttgattttatttctacTAACCATTTTACTCTAGtaacatttaaaatagtttttaatttagATATATGGTATAAATTTATCCTTTATCCTTACAATAGGtaatcaatattaataatacctatttaaataaatcaaaaatatacaacaaaattaaaaacaaacataaataaacaatttcatAGTTTTtgtaatcaaataatttttcactataaaaaatgtttgattttattttaactaaaaATGATGAGAGGAGCTAAACACTTCACAATTTcaaggacttttttttttttttttttttttgaaaagtacaATTTCAAGGACTTATCAAACTTTTAAGACGTGGCCAAAGGGTTAAATTTATTTGAGGAGCAAATATTCTCTGGCATTATATAGTCAACGTGGCAGTCTTAAGTCAATGAATATGACTCCTCCCAATCGTTGCACGCGTATGAAATCCGGCTTTCGGGCACTTTTAAGCACCAGAATTTGGTCGTTCTGGGCCCCTCTTTTTTCCCAACTTCCAATCATGGACCCCTACAAGTTTCAAAAGCCCAATTAATTACCATATTTTTCTGATGGTGCTGAAAATAGTAATCAGTGACAACTACATAAATTACACTGACATTTTTGTgccactctctctttctctaacaGCAAAGCGCGTGAACGTTGTCAACTTtgaatttttctcaaatttaattggtcaaagaaaaattctagaatttgaaataaaataaaataaaaagtttggtAATTTAATTGGTAATTTGGTAATTTAGAACAACTTACAACGGCCTGATGTAATTTGGTAATTTAGAACTTTTACAAGGTCATTTTTTTCTCTGCAACTCTGCCCTACTAGCTTTCCTCCAACGCcgccactctctctctctctctctctctcttctcttcattttcttcttgttcaggAGCTTTCGAGCTCGAGCCCTAAGAACCACATGGGCGATCAGAAAAATTCAGAGGACCGTAAGGTCCCGAAGCTACCGATCCCCAGCCGCCGGAACATACTCATCACAAGCGCCTTGCCGTATGTCAACAACGTCCCTCACCTCGGCAACATCATTGGCTGTAATCACATCACCCTAATACAATGCGTTTTAAGTGTTTGTGAATTTGCCTCATAGACTTGGGTTTCGtatattttgttcctttttgttgattttcagcTGTTGGGTGTTTATGGGGTTTTTGGGACAGGTGTACTGAGTGCTGATGTTTTCGCTCGTTATTGCCGTCTAAGGGATTATAATGCTATTTACATTTGTGGGACCGATGAGTATGGTACTGCCACTGAAACGAAAGCCTTGGAAGAAAGATGTAGCCCCAAAGAGATTTGTGACAAGTAATATTTCTCTGAGCTGGAAGTTTATGAACTTagtgaaattgaaatttaatggTGCAagattatataaaatgttaTTTGGTTTATAaagctttttgttttatttttttttttattttttttttaaatttttttattgtggtttTATTTTAGGTACTATGCGATTCATAAAGAGGTTTATAAATGGTTCAATATTAGTTTTGATGAATTTGGTCGTACGTCTACACCCCAGCAGACTGAAGTTTGCCAAGCAATTTTCAAGAGACTGTTGGATAACAATTGGCTTACAGAGAACACAATGCAGCAGGTATGGAACTTTTTTCTGATGCAACTTTTACTTGGGATATTATGAGTATGTCTAAGAGCCTGTAAGGTAAGTAATTGTTTTGTGGGGAGATTAGTTGTAGcgtttctttgtttattttatcaGTATCCGTTACACTATGGTGGTgtgcatattttttcaataaatatatgtgGAAATGCATTTACTATCacattatttttaactttaattcGTGTTATAATCCAGCTTTACTGCGATACATGCAAAAGGTTCTTGGCTGACCGCCTTGTGGAGGGTACCTGTCCAACTCCAGGGTGTGATTACGATTCTGCCAGGGGTGATCAGTGTGAAAAGTGTGGAAAGCTCTTGAATCCAACAGAATTGAAAGATCCTAAGTGCAAGGTATGAAATTTAGGTTCTTAtcaattgactttttattattattattattattattattatagatattttttttatttgtagaaaGCCTAGTTCACAGTCTCTGTCATTGCTATTGTTCTTATATAGATGTTTCTATTTTCAGCAAGATGCATTACtaggaaacttttttttttttttttttttttaaagtacgtTGTTTCCCCCTGAATTCGTGTGGAGcattaattatttggaaatgtGATAGTTTATGCCATTCTGTTCTCATTTTCTGCTACTTGCAAGCAGGTCTGTGGAACAACTCCACATATTCGTGATACAAACCACCTGTTTCTTGAACTCCCTTTGCTGAGGGATAAATTGGAAGAATATATCAATAAAACATCAGTGGCTGGGTCTTGGAGCCAGAATGCTATTCAAGCAACAAACGCATGGCTTAAAGAAGGGCTTAAACAACGGTGTATTACTAGGGATCTGAAGTGGGGGGTTCCAGTTCCACATGATAAATTCCAGGACAAGGTTATTAACTTTGTTTACAGATTATGCTGAATTTGGGCAtctttgtttgtgtttttttatttcttaataccttttcaatatttatttagatTGTTTCCAATCATGTTGATGGGCAGGTTTTCTATGTCTGGTTTGATGCACCTATTGGATATGTTTCTATTACTTCATGCTATACACCTGACTGGGAGAAATGGTGGAAGAATCCTGAAAATGTAGAATTGTTTCAGTTCATGGGCAAGGATAATGTGCCATTCCACACTGTAAGTGTCATATGCTTTAGAATTTCCTTTTTGAGTTTTGTAAGAGAGAGATGATCTGTTGCTTAAATTATGCTATTCATGTTTTGATGTAATCTTCTATATGATATATCACTTTTTATTGGTCGGCTAAGGAAATGTTTTAGAATGTTTTGACATTTATGTGTAGCAATATCAGTGTTTATGTTGCTCTTattctcacattttatttgtactCAGACATTTTAAAGGTGTTTCTCTTTTGTTGACACTTCTGCATAATAACTTTGGATTAGATAAATGAATGGTCTTGCTAACTTGGGTTGATAACGAGGTCTCACTCATTCTTGTTGGATTATCAGTGATCATGTAATTCATTGTCATATCAATTCTACAGTTACTGAATATTagacatttgaaaattttgttgtaaGAACTTAGAAATATGTCCCCATCCTTTATGTTCGAATTTTGATTCCTTGGAGAACCTTTTAGAACCCACTCTTCAGTCATCTAAAGTTCTAAAAGACGATGCTTGTATATTTGAATATCTACTACTTTATATGCCTCTCAATGCTGCAGATACGTGCATATCTGCGACCCTACTATCAATAAAAGAGCTTGGGGATGTGGAGCTAAGGCAGTGCTATTTCCTATAGTGGCATCTTAATCAAAAGGATTTTACTATTTGGTTTTTAAAAGCTGTTAATTTTCTACTTCAGGTGATGTTTCCATCTACACTTATTGGAACTGGTGAGAATTGGACATTGATGAAGACTATCAGTGTTACTGAATACTTGAATTATGAAGCAGGTTAGACCGTCATCTGCCGTTAGTGTTAATTTATCATGCATGTGGATGGATATCTTACATGCAATCATAACATTCGTCTTTTAACTTCTAGAACTAGAATAAGTTGAATCTGATCAAACAAAATTTACAGGAAAGTTCTCTAAGAGTAAAGGTGTAGGAgtatttggtaatgatgcaaAAGATACGAACATTCCTGTGGAAGTATGGAGATATTACTTGCTTACCAATAGACCAGAGGTGAGAAGATTGTCTTCACTTTTGATTCTGTTATCAATTAGATTTAAGCTTGTTTCTTCTTTGGACGTGGCTACTAATTTGAATTGGCTTTTGCATACTAGGTGTCAGATACCTTATTTACATGGGCAGACTTGCAAGCAAAATTGAATAGTGAATTATTGAATAATTTGGGCAACTTTATAAATCGAGTATTGAGCTTTATAGCTAAACCTTCAGGTCAGTTTTGAGTTTTGAATGATTTACTGCTAATATTTTGTTCTTATTCTTCATATGATGTTTGCTGCttgacaaaagaaaattttaactgTGGCATTTCGTAGCATATGAACTTAAAACTTTCCATTTACAGGTCAAGGATATGGTTCCATTATACCTGATGCTCCACCTGGAGAATCAGACTCCTTAACCGAGAAGTTAGCTGAAAAAGTTGGTAAATATGTGGAGCAGTATGTAGAAGCCATGGAAAAGGTAGTTGAGCTTTGTATGATGTTTCACTACATGTCAAAGCTTCTTTTTCCttccatttatttttgtttcttatgcATTGGCATGGAATCTTGGTTCTTTGTATTGTGTAGGTTAAACTAAAACAGGGACTGAAAACCGCTATGAACA contains the following coding sequences:
- the LOC107422448 gene encoding probable methionine--tRNA ligase isoform X2, with the protein product MGDQKNSEDRKVPKLPIPSRRNILITSALPYVNNVPHLGNIIGCVLSADVFARYCRLRDYNAIYICGTDEYGTATETKALEERCSPKEICDKYYAIHKEVYKWFNISFDEFGRTSTPQQTEVCQAIFKRLLDNNWLTENTMQQLYCDTCKRFLADRLVEGTCPTPGCDYDSARGDQCEKCGKLLNPTELKDPKCKVCGTTPHIRDTNHLFLELPLLRDKLEEYINKTSVAGSWSQNAIQATNAWLKEGLKQRCITRDLKWGVPVPHDKFQDKVFYVWFDAPIGYVSITSCYTPDWEKWWKNPENVELFQFMGKDNVPFHTVMFPSTLIGTGENWTLMKTISVTEYLNYEAGKFSKSKGVGVFGNDAKDTNIPVEVWRYYLLTNRPEVSDTLFTWADLQAKLNSELLNNLGNFINRVLSFIAKPSGQGYGSIIPDAPPGESDSLTEKLAEKVGKYVEQYVEAMEKVKLKQGLKTAMNISSEGNAYLQESQFWKLYKEDQPRCSIVVRTSVGLVHILACLLEPFMPSFSLEVFKQLNLSPEAQLSLSDEKGDIDRARRPWDIIPSGHKIGKPEPLFKELKDEEVEAFRQRFAGSQADRIERAEAEAEKIAAQLKKTKVSDNSGKKKPTKSASEAEITISRLDIRVGLITKAQKHPDADSLYVEEIDVGEGQPRTVVSGLVKYIPLEEMQNRKVCVLCNLKPAALKGIKSQAMVLAASNTDHTLVELVEPPKSANVGERVTFAGFEGEPDNVLNPKKKVWETLQVDLHTNADLVACYKDLPFTTSAGVCTVSTIRDGSIR
- the LOC107422448 gene encoding probable methionine--tRNA ligase isoform X1, whose translation is MGDQKNSEDRKVPKLPIPSRRNILITSALPYVNNVPHLGNIIGCVLSADVFARYCRLRDYNAIYICGTDEYGTATETKALEERCSPKEICDKYYAIHKEVYKWFNISFDEFGRTSTPQQTEVCQAIFKRLLDNNWLTENTMQQLYCDTCKRFLADRLVEGTCPTPGCDYDSARGDQCEKCGKLLNPTELKDPKCKVCGTTPHIRDTNHLFLELPLLRDKLEEYINKTSVAGSWSQNAIQATNAWLKEGLKQRCITRDLKWGVPVPHDKFQDKVFYVWFDAPIGYVSITSCYTPDWEKWWKNPENVELFQFMGKDNVPFHTVMFPSTLIGTGENWTLMKTISVTEYLNYEAGKFSKSKGVGVFGNDAKDTNIPVEVWRYYLLTNRPEVSDTLFTWADLQAKLNSELLNNLGNFINRVLSFIAKPSGQGYGSIIPDAPPGESDSLTEKLAEKVGKYVEQYVEAMEKVKLKQGLKTAMNISSEGNAYLQESQFWKLYKEDQPRCSIVVRTSVGLVHILACLLEPFMPSFSLEVFKQLNLSPEAQLSLSDEKGDIDRARRPWDIIPSGHKIGKPEPLFKELKDEEVEAFRQRFAGSQADRIERAEAEAEKIAAQLKKTKVSADNSGKKKPTKSASEAEITISRLDIRVGLITKAQKHPDADSLYVEEIDVGEGQPRTVVSGLVKYIPLEEMQNRKVCVLCNLKPAALKGIKSQAMVLAASNTDHTLVELVEPPKSANVGERVTFAGFEGEPDNVLNPKKKVWETLQVDLHTNADLVACYKDLPFTTSAGVCTVSTIRDGSIR